AGCATCCTGGAATCGGCACACTGCATGGCTACCATTGGTACCCATATCTGACAAACAACTGCATTTATCCAATAGTGTCCTTATAGAACCAGTTAATGACACTGAGTAAAGGCCTTCATCACTGCATAATACCAAAATACAATTTTTACTCCAGGTGCATCTCACGATGCGGTCATTAAAATGTGCCTCGGATGTAAAGGTGCCAATTGAGaagtcatatatatcgATATCATTAATCGACTGTATTGCCAAGCAGTTGCGTTCAGTGTTGATCAATATTTTTTCAATCTCCCTAGTGCACTCTATGCGATCAAGTAGATGTTGGCTATATGCCTCATTGCTTACTACACTGGATGCAAAGGCACTTAACttgtagatatacaacGTCTTGCATTGTCCAACAAACAACAGATCGTGTATATTCGACACTTGTATGTGTACTTGGTGttcatggaatccaaaATCAACCTCAGGTCCATGTTGGAACATGAGTCCTTCACAGTCGTCTATCGCTTCCAGTTCTGACATGTTTATATCTGGGATCTGACATGAATAAATCTACTATATCCTCTTCCACTGGGAAATCGAATGTTGTGTTGGCAATAATACGCGATAGGGCAACAGTGGCAGCCAGTGTGTTTGACAGGTCACCCTTCCCGTTGGTAGCAAACCATCCACAGCTAAACACGCGTTTATTATCTACCAGGGGCAACAACCGCTTCGCTTCCTGTGTTCTATCAAACCCAACGCACTTTATTAGCATATCGCAATCTATAGCTAATTTTTGGCCACTGGCGTACGCTATTCCTTGTTCATTCAACTTGTTTATATCCAGTACAAGCTGGGTTATAGGATATCTCCTGTTTGGTCTATCTATGCTACCAGGTTCCGATGATAATATAGACCTCGTATTACACTCCCTATCCAATTGACTTATCACGGAGTGTACGGATCTATAAAAGTCAAATTTTAACAGTCGGTGATTCGGGGTATCACGTAGTTTAGAGGCATTATCAGCTGATCGTTTGAAGAGATCTATCTTCCTTTGGATAGCTCGAGTAACGCTACGCTCTGTTTGATTCAACTTATCTAGGTTTTCTGGGTCagtataacatataaagtgtCTAGAATCCAGTATCTTCCTTACTTCAGCGTTGCTGAATGACGATTCTATAATACCTCGTCTTCCTAGGATATCTACCTTTTGTATTTTTACCCCTTTTCTATGTTTCAAATAATCCTTGTTTATATCAGTTGATTCTAATTCCTCGGGTGGTGTCAGCAGTATTCGGGCAATGTCTAAGGATACATTACCATTACCGATGACTGATACGTTTATCGGTCTGTTAATTGCTTCTAGTAGTTCGAAGTACCTCTTGACGTCCTCCGTCGCTTCTGGGTGTCCGTTGTACCAGCGTACTAAATCAAGTGCATCAAACACCCCTTTGGCATCATCGCCGGGTATTGGAAAATCCTTTGAAACTTCAGATCCACAGGCCAGTATGCATACGTGATAGTACTTCAGCAATTCCTCAATACCTATATCGTAACcctgaaatatataaagatatgctatatatacgTACTATCACATAGTTCTATAACActttatatgtatatgCCACATGAGGTAAATATCTCTAGCACTTGTTAACAGAGATCTATAGCAATCCTTGCTACACTAACAACACAATTGCATCGGGGAGAACGATCTATATTAATCACTTTAAACCAGATAATGAAGCAATACATGTTTTGGGTTAAGAAATACTACAGTGGACATATGTTGAGTTCTATAGATCCCATGGAATCAAATGGTAAAATGAAATAGACATAACGCCAGACATGAAaaaaaacacaaatgtgTGCAACAGTACTCCAGTATAATATACTAAATGACCGGTATTACTGCATCGCGTCAACAAACCAACTTACCACTCGTATATTGTAGAAAAACCGCTCTTGTATACTATCTAGTAGATTACGTGCGTTATCTCGTATAGAAAGTGAATCTGGCGCTACACCGTATCGTAAAAGTCCCAATGGATGTGGCAACCGTTCGAATAAATCTATTCGCGCACCAGGTAACACACGGCCACGTAGATTCTTTGCTAGATATAGACCACAAGCACCTGCACCTACTATTGCAATTCGTGTGAACATATTATGTTAACAATTTGGCACGCTTAGGAGGAAAATCTCCTTATGTAAGGGTGGGCAGTTGAGCCTACGGAAGTCCAGAGTCGGTAGCACTGCCATTGCGATTTGCTTTAATGGTCTTATTTCCATTTTAAATCGTAATTGTGCTATTTCTCCGCATTTTAGAGATTGATTTCTCCCGTGTATCGGTCCTTCTACGATCCAATGATCGCTAACGTCCATTTCGTAATCGAAGGACACGAGATCCCTTGTTGCTCTTAGTACTATTCTGGCGTCGAATGGAATTCCTGGGAAGCAGTGTGGCGGCGTTTGGTAGTCTATGACTACATCTGTTGGTCCTGATTGTGGTACAGTGAAACTGTACTGCAGAACGTCTGATAAGCGCTCTAGTCCGTTAGTATCCGAGCCACTGTGATGCTGGCACCTGTGTCTGAAAATGCGATAGTTGACTATAACTTGCTTTTGGTAATTATGTTCTGTATACGGAATAGAATCTAGAACAGCACTTCCAGGTGTTACACTCTGTTTGGATGTACTTGGTTCCGATTGTGTGTTTCTTATATGCCCATTTGTAGTAGTTAGTTGCTCAATCATTTCTGGGCGCATAATGTCCTGCGTATCCGTGTTCATATTATCCTTGTCTAATCTTTGGGGGACCATAGCTAACTTCCCTTGTGATTGGTAGCTTGTATGCTCCGTGACAAATGTTCTATTTGTATCCAAGCGTTCCCCTGAGGAGGCAGACTCCTGGCTACCAGTTTTATTCAAAACGTCGCTGAATGTACTTTCCGAGGACACCACCTTCGAACTCATTTGTGTGTTAATTGACAGATTGTCTATTGACACATCGTCCGTGTTGCATACAGAGTCACTCCTTGACTTTGCAAGGTTATGCTCTAAGCTGATATAGTATTTAGATGACGGTTCCAGTAGTGTGGGCTCGTTGACTAGTACCTTGTCATCTACGTAAACGGACTCCACTAGGGTATAGTATGGCGCAATAGCTTGGAGTATTATATCTGTATTGCCAATTTGAGTGGCCATGACTTCCCTGCAGAATGGCGGCAATACTGTAAACACCAGGTTGGTATCAGCACGTATTTCATCTTCGTAAACAGTGACACattgttttatatcatcGGATAAAATGGGTCCTATAGTAACCGGGACGCATATAATATGGTTACACAATTTACCTTCACCAATTTCTAGGACTAATCCTTCTGTTGTATTCTCCACGTGTACCATTGTATTTCTAACTCCCTGTGAGTATAGACATATTTTATCCAGGTCGTATTCAAAGCCGCCACCTGATATAACAATCTTACCCCCTGTAAATGCTGCCACTTGGTAGCATATGTAATTACATACCCCTTTGAGGACTACCGGTTCGCAATTAGCGCACGATGTTGCGCATGGGTATGCACATACCTCTATGCAATTCTCAGGTCCATCAAATATAAACTGTGTAGGTAACATGAGGCAGGGCAGTATATGTGGCGATCTGATTTGTTTCTTAACGCACTTAACAACTTGGTTAATGATATCCAGTGGTATTGGTGTACCTGGTTTTTGCATGGTCTCATATTCGGTACTGTTGATTACTATTGTATCCAGTAGGTAATTAGCCGTTGACCTGAATGTATGCTTCAGGTCAAACTGATTAAGTCCCTTGTATAATCTAATTCCTGGCAAGCTGATCTCCTCGGTTGCGTACGAATTACTATATACATCCTCACCTTCATTGCGTTCTTCACGTAGAATTAATTTTACACTGGCTTCCTTGACTTCTTGgtttatatagatattcAGCTTGATCCTGGATGTCAACGAGTTGTACTTAACTTGTTGGCCATATACTCCAGACATATTGAGTCTTCCAGCTCCAATGTTAATCTTCGCTGCAGCCAGGGCACGCAGGTACATATTAACCGATTCTTCCAATGTAGACATCGGGGTTAAACACAGATTAGGGCCAATCACTACTTTGTCCATGTTGGCATGAAGTGCGTCCTGTATAATGTTCATATAGGCTCCTAGGTTAGGATAAGGTTCATAAGCACCTATCCAGGCATAAGTGGATATACTGGTAGTGCCTAAATTAATTCCCCAACCTAGTTGGTTGCAGTCCTTGGTAATCGACGCCAGAGCATTGCGGTCTTGTATAGCCGTTGCGATAACGTTAGCAAACCTCGGCAGGTCACCCTGTGAGAAGTTGACTGCACTGCATTCTACAGTTTCCTTTATGAGTTCATTTTGCGTGGTAGGTTCTTGTAGTTTTTGCCAGAGCTGTGCTTCGATAGTTCGATAATCTTTGTAACACTCCTGATCGGTGTTGTAATCCCCTATGTTAAGGGTCTCATTTCTCTCTATGAGCCTGGATAGCTTGAGTGCAACTTTGTAGGCCAACGTGTTCATTAATCCAATGTACCGTTTCATCATCTTGAATACGTTCACGTGCTTTACGCACTCTACATCACTCAGGGTAATGCACTTTGGCGATATGAGTGATTTTGCTCCTGGCATGTTAGTGTAACTTACATAGGACCACTCAGACTCCGTACCACGGTTAACTTCCTGGAAACTAGAGCTTTGTCTCCGGTGTCTCAGTGAGAATGACGCCCGTGACTGGCTTCTTGAGGTACCAGTGCTGGCATTAAACATATCCCCAATCTCATCAGTTGAATTTACACAGTCGTAGATATACTGGATAGCAGTATGGATAAATGTGAGTAACCACAGTAGTGGCCTTACACTGCCCAATTCACTGCATACACCAAGGAACAGCATTGTTGAATCCAGTAACAAATCACATGTCTGGGTCAGTGACTGTAGGTTACTTTGTCTTTGTAATACCCGCGCAGTACTTGCGCAAAAGTACTGGTATATCTCAAACAGACTAGCTTCCTGTCGAAGACGATAGCCAGTTTTTACACAGAATATATACGGTGTAATGACAAAATCCGCTGTTGATATCCTGGAGAACAAATCAGTTTGCTTTATGGAGTCAACCATATGCAGGTAGCCCTGGGCAGCAATGTCCAACGACCCGAACTTGCTGTATATGCGTAGTACGGCATCGTGAAACATGTATTGCTGCAGCTGGTCAGGTGGGTGTTTCTTCGATATGTATCCCAAAGCTTCTGTCATACGTGTGCACACTGATGTCGATATGCAGTCACTCATGACCTGGTGTAGGCTTTCCCAGTTTTTGGATGATCCGGTGTCATCCCCTTCCGCGGAATCAACATCCTCCATGGGTGTACCGCTTCCTGTTAGCACCGGCAGTCCCAGCATGGGCACTAAGCAGAAGCGGTACTGACTCACTGACAGCGTCGCCAATAGTGACCTAATCTTCTGTATTGTTTTTACATTGGCCTTTTGCTGATTATCCTTATCCTTGTTGCAAATACCATATATTATAGTGATGCCACTTGATTTATACTGCGTGACAAAGTTTTTAAAGTCACTACGCACCTTAGTTTTGAAGAACTCATAGTCCATGGGTGGTAGTATATACAGGTGTAAATACGGCTTCTCGGAGCTGAACACATCAGCCGCAGGCTTCTGTCTATTGGGGTCATTAACAGCCTTTATATAGGTACAGTAGAAGCTTGCATTGTCCAGGAAGGCCCCTGTTATTCCCGGTATTAGCTTTTCATACTTTTTCTGGTGGCTTCCATTTATTTTCTTGGCGTTTACTTTTAGCGGCAGGATGTCTAACATGTTAGAGCGGATCTCCTCCCATACTTGGAATGGGTCTGTGTTGCTATAGACTAGTTGCTATAAACTAACCTGTATAGGTTACAGCCACTTCTTCCAAGGGATGTACATTCATCTTGTATGTGTAATCCAGCAGATGCCATGGGATTAACAACTGGTACAGATTGTATACTGAAGTATTATACACGGAATCATTTTTATGACTAATATACTTAATTGTGgcttatatatacagttaGTAGGTAACCAATAAACAACGTTGGATGTGCAGCCCCGTGATGTGTACCTTAAATTGGGTATCCGAATCCAAGTACTAATGGATAAATCTCGTTACGCAATAGTCCAAAATATTTGTTATGTGTATCGTAGATGGTACCTTTAGATAAGCTTGTCATCTGATTGGTGATTATCGCACATGAGATGTTTCATGATTCTAGTATTATACGGTTTCCTAGGGCACCAAGTTCAATTGTGCAGCTGTGCTTCATCTTGTAGAATTCATAGTACTGGATTCTTGAATCCAGGGAAAGCGGATATTCAATACTATGCCCCTAAAGCTAGACTAGCTAGGTGCCGTATGTCTTCTGGAGATGACGACATACCTCCTTATAACCTGGACCCTCGTATAATCGAGGCTCAGGT
This is a stretch of genomic DNA from Babesia bovis T2Bo chromosome 1, whole genome shotgun sequence. It encodes these proteins:
- a CDS encoding NAD(P)-binding Rossmann-like domain family protein, whose product is MFTRIAIVGAGACGLYLAKNLRGRVLPGARIDLFERLPHPLGLLRYGVAPDSLSIRDNARNLLDSIQERFFYNIRVGYDIGIEELLKYYHVCILACGSEVSKDFPIPGDDAKGVFDALDLVRWYNGHPEATEDVKRYFELLEAINRPINVSVIGNGNVSLDIARILLTPPEELESTDINKDYLKHRKGVKIQKVDILGRRGIIESSFSNAEVRKILDSRHFICYTDPENLDKLNQTERSVTRAIQRKIDLFKRSADNASKLRDTPNHRLLKFDFYRSVHSVISQLDRECNTRSILSSEPGSIDRPNRRYPITQLVLDINKLNEQGIAYASGQKLAIDCDMLIKCVGFDRTQEAKRLLPLVDNKRVFSCGWFATNGKGDLSNTLAATVALSRIIANTTFDFPVEEDIVDLFMSDPRYKHVRTGSDRRL